One segment of Arthrobacter sp. MMS18-M83 DNA contains the following:
- the murJ gene encoding murein biosynthesis integral membrane protein MurJ, which translates to MSAAKSTQSVQSGETRSSAVMAAGTLVSRFLGFAKTWMLGAALGLGSTVNDTFINANNLPNLIFLLVAGGVFNAVLVPQIIKASKGPDRGADYISRLLTLAVLVLLTLTALVTLAAPIVIDLTTQGYSPQQKSIAVTFAFYCLPQIFFYGLYALLTQILNANGAFGPAMWAPILNNVVAIAGLGMFIWILGANNTNPHTLDNWGPLQTFLIAGFSTVGVLAQTAILLIPVIRLRLGLRPRFGWRGVGLGQAAKLSVWTLLTAAVGQLAFLYVMRIATIPGSERLRLEHAQDPAAATLPGNAVLEVASQLYLLPHSIIALSLATVLFNRMTRASQAGNKAELREALSHGLRTMAVATVFGALALFALAGPLGMFFSGGKPQDGVMLAQTLTILALSTPFMSANFMMSRVFYANEDARTPFYIQLMLALLNVVGAFIIQFLPVAQIIFAIAVLYTLGNILSVVISVWFLRRLLGHVDGPRIANSYIRMGYAALGSAIAGAVALWLLGSYHADGFAWSSRPAALVTVIVVGPVMLLAYLFLLRLFHVSELRDLLLPVLGRLGRGIPVAQAPSASEKPTATPVRATVSDDTGLIPRISGEFDAASFRAGPALETLPARNGDAGHDSGGIAGTAIAEGQGKVDAWSDVEKSYLPDEDLPSTAQGGAGRPGIPLPGRRTYQGPLGNNPYFRGGPRRKR; encoded by the coding sequence ATGTCTGCCGCCAAATCAACCCAATCAGTCCAGTCCGGAGAAACCCGTTCCAGCGCCGTCATGGCCGCCGGGACCCTCGTTTCACGGTTTCTCGGCTTCGCCAAAACGTGGATGCTTGGCGCCGCACTGGGCCTGGGATCGACGGTCAATGACACCTTCATCAATGCCAACAACCTGCCCAACCTGATCTTCCTTCTGGTGGCCGGTGGCGTTTTCAATGCGGTGCTGGTGCCGCAGATCATCAAAGCCAGCAAGGGACCGGACCGGGGCGCGGACTACATCAGCCGGCTCCTGACCCTGGCTGTGCTGGTTCTTTTGACGCTGACAGCGTTAGTCACGCTAGCCGCACCGATCGTCATCGACCTCACCACCCAGGGCTATTCGCCACAGCAAAAATCGATCGCCGTGACCTTCGCCTTCTATTGCCTGCCGCAGATCTTCTTCTACGGTTTGTACGCGCTCCTGACCCAGATACTCAACGCCAACGGCGCCTTCGGTCCTGCGATGTGGGCGCCAATCCTGAACAATGTGGTGGCCATCGCAGGACTGGGCATGTTCATCTGGATCCTCGGCGCCAACAACACCAATCCCCACACCCTGGACAATTGGGGGCCTCTCCAAACCTTCCTGATTGCGGGTTTTTCCACAGTTGGTGTGCTCGCCCAGACGGCCATACTCCTCATCCCGGTGATCCGCTTGCGGCTCGGTCTCCGGCCCCGCTTCGGCTGGCGGGGCGTGGGCCTGGGCCAGGCAGCAAAGCTGAGCGTCTGGACGCTCCTGACCGCCGCCGTCGGGCAGCTCGCCTTCCTCTATGTCATGAGGATCGCCACCATTCCCGGATCCGAGCGCCTCCGCCTCGAGCACGCGCAAGACCCGGCCGCCGCCACGCTTCCCGGTAACGCGGTCCTTGAAGTCGCCAGCCAGCTTTACCTGCTGCCGCACTCGATCATCGCGTTGTCGCTCGCTACCGTGTTGTTCAACCGCATGACCCGTGCCTCCCAAGCCGGCAACAAAGCCGAGTTGCGCGAAGCGCTTTCCCACGGACTGCGGACCATGGCCGTCGCCACCGTTTTCGGGGCGCTGGCACTCTTTGCCCTCGCTGGCCCGCTGGGCATGTTCTTCTCCGGCGGGAAGCCCCAGGACGGTGTCATGCTGGCCCAGACGCTGACGATCCTCGCGTTGAGCACACCGTTCATGAGTGCCAACTTCATGATGTCCCGTGTGTTCTACGCCAACGAAGACGCCCGAACCCCGTTCTACATCCAGCTCATGCTGGCCCTACTGAACGTTGTAGGCGCCTTCATCATCCAGTTCCTGCCGGTCGCCCAGATCATCTTCGCGATCGCCGTCCTGTACACCCTCGGCAACATCCTTTCCGTGGTCATCAGCGTCTGGTTCCTGAGGCGCCTCCTCGGCCATGTGGACGGCCCCCGGATTGCCAACTCCTACATCCGCATGGGCTACGCGGCCCTGGGCTCGGCGATCGCCGGCGCTGTGGCCCTATGGCTGCTGGGCAGCTATCATGCCGATGGTTTCGCCTGGAGCAGCAGGCCTGCCGCCTTGGTGACGGTGATCGTCGTCGGGCCCGTCATGCTGCTTGCTTACCTCTTCCTGCTGCGCCTCTTCCATGTCAGCGAGCTGCGCGACCTGCTCCTGCCCGTGCTCGGTCGCCTCGGACGGGGCATTCCGGTGGCGCAAGCGCCGTCCGCCAGCGAAAAGCCAACCGCGACGCCGGTTCGCGCCACCGTGTCCGACGATACCGGGCTCATTCCTCGCATCTCGGGCGAATTCGATGCGGCATCGTTCCGCGCCGGTCCCGCGTTGGAAACCCTCCCGGCCAGGAACGGGGATGCGGGCCATGATTCCGGCGGCATTGCCGGTACGGCCATTGCTGAGGGGCAAGGCAAGGTGGATGCCTGGTCCGATGTCGAGAAGTCCTACCTGCCGGACGAGGACCTTCCCAGCACCGCCCAAGGAGGCGCGGGCCGTCCGGGCATTCCGCTGCCTGGCCGCCGCACCTATCAGGGACCGCTGGGAAACAACCCCTATTTCCGCGGTGGACCTCGCCGCAAACGGTGA